AAGGCCCACGGCATGACGGCGTTCGAGCACCACGGCGGCGATCCACGGTTCAACAAGCTGTTCAACGACAGCATGAGGAACCACTCCACCATCTTGATCAAGCAACTGCTGGAGACCTACCGCGGCTTCGACGACGTCAAGGTGCTCGTCGACGTCGGCGGCGGTACCGGCGCCACGCTCCACATGATCACCTCCAGGCACTCGCACATCAAGGGCGTCAACTTCGACCTCCCTCTTGTCATCGCCAGCGCACCGACCAACCCAGGTTCGCCATTTATATCAGACATTCGTCACTGTCATAGTGCCTACCTCTTACAACGAAGCAAAAGAATTCATAAACTTGGGATGCGTTGGCTCCATGCAGATGTAGAGCACGTCAGCGGCGACATGTTTGAGAGCATTCCGGGTGGAGGAGACGCCATTTTCATGAAGGtcaacatttagattttttccttACTCATTTAATGTTTGAGGTTTTGGTTAGGCAGCATGTCGAACTTATCAAAAAAATTTGAAGGTTATTAATGAAAGATACCACTCTTCAAAGTACTCGAGACATATCAATCAACCAAATGAAAAGGGTAAATCAAGCGGGACAAACAATCAAAAAGAATGAAGGAAAAATATTTACACTTTAAGATCGAGGAGATGGAGTCAAAGAAAAAGCACACAAGGCACAAATATCGTCCTCCGCTTCCTCATAGGGTGGAGACGCGGAGTTATGCATCTATTCGCAACAAGTTTGGCATCTCATTAGTCTTTATCGACGTTATTTTGCAGTCGATTCTTCACGACTGGACTGATGAGCAGTGCGCGAGAATACTAAAGAACTGTCGGAAGGCTTTGCCGGAGGAAGGGAAGGTGATAGTCGTGGAATACTTGCTTCCCGTGATTCCGGAGCCCGATTCCAGATCGCAAGGTATTTTTCCCTTGGACATCGGGATGATGATACACACTGGAGGGAGAGAGAGGAGGCAGGAAGAGTTTGAGGCAATGGCGAAGGAAGCAGGGTTTACAGGGTTCAAGGCCACCTACATATCTCTCTATTCTTGGGTTATGGAGTTCACAAAGTAGATAAAGAAAGATCTATGTCATGTGCTGCTGTAGTAGAGTAGAAGATATACATGCCTTATGTATTGCTTTCAGCTCCCTGCTGCTATAGTAAGCCACCACGAGGTCGAGAGACCTCCGAATGGACTTTGCTACGCTTTGAAATCAGACTTTGCGACAGTGCTGTAATAAGATTCCAaaagttatatgtttatgaaGGTTTTGCTCGTATGTTGTTGGAAAAGGTTCACATTTCAAACAGAGATTTGAATAGGATTTATAATAGTTCTACATGACCTAACCATCATATAAAGTCAGcttataatttaataattatttttaaaattttattagacTGTAATCAACTTTGCTCGAGCTCAAATAGCAGTTTTAATCAGTTCTTTTTGTTTGGTCTTTTTGTTTGGTTTTAATCAGTTTTGCTCAAACTCAAATAgcatttaaaaaaatgaaaaaatttaTTGGAGGGATAAGTGTAATTATCAGACAAAATTAAAATTCTTCCATATGCTGAGTTCATAAACAATCCAATATCGTAAAGGCAACGACCATGTGTATCCAATATTCATAACTAAATTTTGTTCAAGATCTAATTTCACATATACAATATATAATAGGTCTAGCATAGAACGACTCACTCCTTTCTTATATAAACAATAAGTTTCAatactccaattttttttttataagaaaagaGTATCGAATCATAgtcaatatattttaaaaaatattattattatctttaggTATATAATCATAAACTACAAtatatccaaaataatattattctattTCGTCGCATAATAATTCTCTCCTTTAGGAttatttatgtaattttaaatataattttttaacacTTTGACAGTTACTATaccaatataataatttaaaatataatttaaaatattctataaatgatctagacaatggtgcaccaatttcagcaaAATTAGTGGACTTCGGGAGGTACTAGGTGATAGACTCCTAGAGTTGTGCTTCATCTGGTTGTGACTCGAGAACGAGTGGACGAAGGTTAATTGCCAAAATAGTAAACACAATCGAAAGTAGAAGAGGCCTTGTGATGTGTTGACAGAAGCCACACATTGAGGGATCATAATTCGAGTTTATCCTATAatgatcaaaatgcaatggagatgtcatcaGGAGGCAACATAGTGCAGTTGATCATGGTGTAACAATttgtggcaatacgatacacttGAAACTTATCCTACGAGGGACTGTTGTGAAATCatggaggcgacatcacatgcgcagcggaagaataagaaaacaaaatccccgattctcaaagagatgttcgtcgtcgtgcgaagattggtgcgcaaaatccgcgaaacttaaaactgcgtataaagtagattgtgttacctagggagatcgtatatccctgtttcattgcagatctttaggagagggtgaaggaggtcaagcgtcctcctctctagcggtgatccatacaacagggttgcgacaacgctcctcaaaactctaggcctgctatgaggtggagagggagaggagaataggaaaggcaagcaaatgctctctagcctatggggctctgaatccctcctatttatagaggtcccctgtcaaaccctaatgggtcctcccctagtgggtattggatctgcatccaataagataagggcttcgtcggatatctcatatccgaacatctactcatcgcaatgcctaccatatgtgtgtgaccctctaggcccaatatcgagctggccgtgagtcatacctgtcagaactccttctaactcagtgaattattatctctgtaataattcactcgactcatcgactacggacgtactaggccactacgccatagtccacagacgatacaggggaatccaatccattggacctgtctgtcctcagttaccctatacctataatccctcatccatctaatatcctagagaccgtatatcgagcatggtgttgtcagacccatatggtttctactcgagtctcgctctaatcggattctcccggagaactctttctctctcaacccgaatgaccctagccagagatttgtctgagcgagaacacatgggatatttctctcatgacgccgagagtggatgatcctctatcgacactcaatagccctcgtaaggtcgactaccactcccaatgaccagctgtactagatctgggacagccaaacctataagtctggtatcaaagagtggagcactcatacaggacatccttggtgtctcaagtctaaggactagccaaacctataagtctggtatcaaagagtggagcactcatacaggacatccttggtgtttcaagtctaaggaccagatacaccactaggactacagaatcgttgtctcacaataaggcatcatcaaccatccagcattccgtaagcggatcaatcagtgaactcattctccaatgagcacctgtactgtatccctagtgtccctacacgagcagctatgagaccagctgcatccatcatatggacgggtatacaacacaccagtctgtccggttatcacgatgtccctctcgagtaacctatgaccgggattatttaggatatgtgtttaaaggtgaatcgatctcattatcgtgatctcatcacgatccgattcccattgcacaaatccaaggacatcacaatatatgtatgcatttatgcaatagttataaagtgatatacgccaaaatataataagcaaaaagattctgtatcgagtcacacgtgccatcactcacgtgattgacttgctgggcacctatgactagcaatctcccacttgacctaaagccaatcacctatgtgtctgatccccatcagacccctatgacgctcaaagacaatctgagacaacgactttgtcaatggatctgcaatgttatcttcggatgaaactctttccactactacatctcctcgggtcacgatctctctgataaaatggaacctcctcagaacatgcttagatttctgatgagacctaggttccttcgcttgagcaatcgccccgttgttgtcgcaatatagggagatcggctccttgctacctggcacgactcccaaatctgtgatgaacttcttcaaccagactccctcctttgcggcatctgatgcagcaatgtactccacctttgtggtcgagtcagtagtggtatcttgcttggaactcttccaccacactgctcctccattcaaggtgtacacataccgtgaattcgacttgctatcatcgacatcagactgaaaacttgagtcagtgtagccttcaaccttaagactattacctccatatactagtaaaagatccttagttcttctcaagtacttaaggatacactttactgctttccagtgctccaagcctgaatccgcctgatacctgctcgtgacactcagagcatgcgctatatcaagcctagtacatagcatggcatacatgatagaccctattgctgaggcataaggtatcatatccatgttcgccctttcttctggagtctttggggacatgtagaaagcaatatcccatgtctcatcggtatgagacctctcttggaattttccatgccaaaccttttgacaatggtttctatgtacctggactgggacaagccaagcatcctcttggatctatctctatatattctaatccccaagatataggatgcttcccctaagtccttcatggagaagtgtctagataaccaagcctttactatggatagcattcctatgtcattcccaatgatgaggatgtcatccacatataacaccaaaaaggtgatagcgctcccacttacctttctgtatacacaaggctcatcttcgttcttaacgaaatcataagatctgattgcctcatcaaatcttatgttccaacttcgggaagcttgatttagtccataaatggatctaagcaacctacacaccttatctgggcagttcttggatacgaatccctcaggttgcatcatatacacctcctcctcgaggttcccgttgaggaatgcggttttcacatccatctgccagatctcataatcatagtgtgctgctatagccaatagaattctgatggattttagcattgctacgggtgagaaggtttcgtcgcagttaacaccttgcctttgacgataccccttagccactagccttgctttataggtctctacctttccatctactccgatctttttcttaaagatccacttgcaaccgatgggtataataccttcgggcgcatcaactaggttccaaaccttattggagtacatagaatccatctcagaattcatggcttcttgccacttcccggagtctatactcataatagcctcctcgtaggtctgaggatcaatatcctctacatcctctcctctaatatgtcccacatatctctcaagaggatgggatactctatcaggcctacgtaaagttgaaacttgtgtattaggtacctgaacagactcgggctgtagagtggtgcttgagcttggttctccaacctcgctcaattctatcattctcccactgtctccgccaagaatgtgttccttcttaaggaacactgctctcttagctacaaagaccttttggtcctcgagatgatagaaataatacccacaagtttccttgggatatcccacaaatttgcatcgctctgtccttaattctaacttatcggggttatgtcttttaacatgggcagggcagccctaaatcttaacaaccttaagatcaggcttcttccctttccatatcttatatggtgtagacactaccgacttagttggaactctgttcagaaggtaagttacgatttctagggcatatccccagaatgagatgggtaggtcagcgaaactcatcatggaccgtaccatatctaataatgtacgatttctcctttcagagacaccattgagctgaggtgtataaggaggtgtccattgggataatatcccatggtccttgaggaactgagtaaactctgtacttaagtactcacctcctcaatctgatcgaagagttttgatactctttccagtttggttctccacctcattcttatactctctgaatttctcaaaggcctcggacttgtacttcattaagtacacatatccgagaaatcatcagtaaatgtaatgaagtaggagtaacctccaatggcatgagttgacatgggtccacatacatcactatgtatgagttccaacaactcagtggctctctctccagttctactaaatggagagttggtcagttttccacgaatgcaaggctcataagttgcatatgacacatagccgaatggatctagatatccatcatttagcaacttttgaatccttctttcatggatgtgacctagcctacaatcccacaggtatgcactgttcaactcatctcgtttccttttggacacatttacattcatgatatgtggagtggtgtctaacataaataaaccattatgcaatgttcctttcgtgataatcttatcatctaataatatcgaacaaccattattctcaaaaataaatttatatccactaactgttgaacatgaaatgaagataatgtttttgataatagaaggaacaaaataacatgcatctaatgcaataaaagctctactaggcagatgtagggagacctcgccaacagctaatacagcaacttttgcaccattacccatcttgaggtccatctcgcctctctctagtctcctaggccttaccaGAACCTGCCCTCTCCTCtattatgtcccacatatctctcaggaggatgggatactctatcagacctgcgtaaagtcgaaacttgtgtattaggtacctgaacagactcgggctgtatagtggtgcttgagcttggttctccaacctcgctcaactctatcattctcccactgtctccgccaagaatgtgggaaggaacactgctctcttagctacaaagaccttttggtcctcgagatgatagaaataatacccacaagtttccttggggtatcccacaaatttgcatcgctctgtccttgattctaacttatcgggattgtgtattttaacatgggcaaggcagccccaaatcttaacaaccttaagatcaggcttcttccctttccatatctcatatagtgtagacactactgacttagttggaactctgttcagaaggtaagctgcggtctctagagcatatccctagaataagatgggtaggtaagcgaaactcatcatggaccgtaccatatctaatagcgtacgattcctccttccaaagacaccattgagctgaggtgtctattgggataatatcccatggtccttaaggaactgagtaaactctgtacttaagtactcacctcctcgatctgatcgaagagttttgatactctttccaatctggttctccacctcattcttatactctctgaatttctcaaaggcctcggacttatacttcattaagtacacatattcataccttgagaaatcattagtaaatgtaatgaagtaggagtaacctccaatggcatgagttgacatgggtccacatacatcactatgtataagttccaacaactcagtggctctctctccagttctactaaatggagagttagtcagttttccacgaaggtaaggctcgcaagttgcatatgacacatagtcgaatggatctagatatccatcatttagcaacttttgaatcattccctcatggatatgacctagcttacaatgtcataggtatgcactgttcacctcatctcgtttcctcttagacacttacattcatgatatatggagtagtgtcttgcataaacaaacatttatgcaatattcctctcgtcaatctcccctcgactttgctagaatttacaataaattgtagatgtgataagcaatactggtatccaataccaatgcactatcagaaAAATCTAAcaactggagattgatcatgaatgtacctgaagcttcatcaagcttttgtttcgccctttctgcaaggtactctttgtagtttctcgtccagtgcccatctttaccacagtggaagcactggcctttgtcctttgctgggtctttcttagcaacctttgctttacttggtttgcccttgccctttccctacttaagggacctttctgctttccttttccttttggtctcactagtgtagagaactggcttctctttcttaatagtactctctgcctccctcaacatattgaggagctctgggagagtcacctcaagcttgttaatattaaaattcattatgaactgtgaaaatgaatctggtagggactgaagcacaatattcgcacacaagttatcctctaggaccattcctagacctgtgagtttctctatccactcaatcatctttaggacatggttctgaaccggtgtcccctcagtcatcctagcgcggaagaggctcttagatatctcatatcgctgagtccttccatgttcctcaaacaatttgcggacatgtaggagaatggatctggcatccatcttttcatgttgtctctgtaactcaagagtcataaagcccaacatatagcactgagcaagagtggagtcatcaatgtacttcacgtagtgagcgatttcatcctcgtttgccccttcttcgggcgcaggcatcactgtatcaaggacgtacacgattttctccgctgtgagaacaattctcaagttacggagccaatcccgtcctgttcggcctccgaatcaccatggcctcgagggactcgaccaaccatgatgctcggttaagtcaacaccctcgttacaagatgagtctgatttgatgatataccctcaagggactcgaccaaatataccatgccctcaggtcaccggtgacatctctatgtcgtaagcaagatagcgaatcgcgatataggtgagtctcgagggactcgaccaactcaacctacaccgggaatcggttcctacttataacgatggaaggccacgtgggtcaatctaattgcctcacgtttaccgacttaatattatcgagagatgtttctatgatttggtctcctaatatgacatgtcacatatatatatatataatatatatctacatcgcatgcaaatatatatacatatctagtatgtgtataagcaatcacaccagatgatcatggaccacaacctaatatgattaggaccGACCCAgtaagcctaatcactcacatcaagatctatgtgtgcaacggtgcatctccatgccctgtgatcgtccatctcatcctcgtcggttccgtcgacatcttgatgcatcttcatgaatcacgatcgtccgtctcgtgggtcccgctatcgcatccacgctcccgttgtgcctcctcatgtgattacaacttaatcataggcacgcaggcccgacaataaacgagaaatataatggaggctcgcataccgcaataataataatcacaagtacacacatcacacgattcatgatcatccgtcc
This Musa acuminata AAA Group cultivar baxijiao chromosome BXJ1-2, Cavendish_Baxijiao_AAA, whole genome shotgun sequence DNA region includes the following protein-coding sequences:
- the LOC135612510 gene encoding tricetin 3',4',5'-O-trimethyltransferase-like; protein product: MGFTKEVVQQLSPGEEEEARMLAMRLVTGSCLPMILNVAIELELLEIIVKAGPGAKLSPDDIATQLPTENPQAADMVNRILRLLAANGVVSCSVESGDDGRPSCKYGATPVCKYLTKNEDGVSMAAICLLVHDKVTMESWYYLKDAVLEGGIPFKKAHGMTAFEHHGGDPRFNKLFNDSMRNHSTILIKQLLETYRGFDDVKVLVDVGGGTGATLHMITSRHSHIKGVNFDLPLVIASAPTNPDVEHVSGDMFESIPGGGDAIFMKSILHDWTDEQCARILKNCRKALPEEGKVIVVEYLLPVIPEPDSRSQGIFPLDIGMMIHTGGRERRQEEFEAMAKEAGFTGFKATYISLYSWVMEFTK